The genomic interval GATCTACTTGATCCTAATCGATTTTTCGTAATCATATTTCATAAAAAATCGTAAAATTTCTTCAACTATAATTATTTTGTCATTTACTAAGTTACAACGAGTAATAATAAAGCAGAATTTATTATCTATTTATAATATGATATTATTATCATCTATAGAAGATGCTTAGTTTAAAATGTAGTGATGCAGGCTTTGACTGTCAACATACCATAAAAGGTAACTCCAAGGAAGAAATTATGAATCAAGCAAAGGAACATGGAAAACGTGATCATAACCTACAAGATAGTGATTTTTCACCAGAATTGGTCAATAAAATCG from Candidatus Nitrosocosmicus hydrocola carries:
- a CDS encoding DUF1059 domain-containing protein; the encoded protein is MLSLKCSDAGFDCQHTIKGNSKEEIMNQAKEHGKRDHNLQDSDFSPELVNKIENLITESKIS